A single window of Nicotiana sylvestris chromosome 3, ASM39365v2, whole genome shotgun sequence DNA harbors:
- the LOC104233833 gene encoding E3 ubiquitin-protein ligase RSL1 gives MAAKDSVAYVDEFYFSALHDEEQLFPISDEKYAEELQLQEALMSAATISLYNKFKSVKTEIGESSGNLCMICMVNKPINEMFGNSSYCSHSFCVLCISKYVASKIQENISVIKCPNIACKGIIKPQFWREIVPKEVFDRWENSLCESLILGSQKFYCPYKDCAAMLVDDGSENVTEFECPNCHRLFCAQCNVSWHRGLDCKEFQRLGRKEKGKELDVMLTEFAKNKKWRRCPKCKIYVEKRDGCLHITCGCGHEFCYGCGLDHSLGHVCPRS, from the exons ATGGCGGCCAAAGACTCTGTTGCATATGTGGACGAATTCTACTTCTCAGCATTGCATGATGAGGAACAATTGTTCCCCATTTCAGATGAAAAATATGCAGAGGAGTTGCAATTGCAAGAGGCCTTAATGTCCGCAGCCACCATTTCTTTATATAATAAGTTTAAGAGCGTCAAGACGGAAATCGGAGAATCTTCTGGAAATTTATGTATGATTTGTATGGTAAATAAACCCATAAATGAAATGTTCGGAAACAGCTCTTATTGCTCACATTCTTTTTGTGTACTCTGTATCAGCAAATATGTTGCTAGCAAAATACAAGAAAATATTAGTGTTATCAAGTGCCCAAATATTGCTTGTAAAGGCATAATTAAACCACAATTTTGGCGAGAAATTGTTCCTAAAGAAGTGTTTGATAGATGGGAGAATTCTTTGTGCGAATCTTTGATTTTGGGTTCACAGAAATTTTATTGTCCTTATAAAGATTGTGCAGCTATGTTGGTGGACGATGGGAGCGAGAATGTAACAGAATTTGAGTGTCCAAATTGCCATCGATTGTTCTGTGCTCAGTGCAATGTCTCGTGGCATAGGGGATTGGATTGCAAAGAGTTCCAGCGTTTGGGCAGAAAAGAGAAAGGGAAGGAATTAGATGTGATGCTGACGGAGTTTGCCAAGAACAAGAAATGGCGCAGATGTCCCAAGTGCAAAATCTATGTTGAAAAACGTGATGGCTGTTTACACATAACTTGCGG GTGCGGCCATGAGTTTTGCTATGGCTGTGGATTAGACCACAGCTTGGGACATGTTTGTCCGCGATCTTAA
- the LOC138888481 gene encoding uncharacterized protein yields the protein MCDQYIHGVVTIQRLNLMFNFTAIYELHTIEDRRKMWDDLRSLNHLQLEPWLVMGDFNIILHVEDRHCGAPVQEMGIRDFNDYLLDTSMNKIRYIGRWFTWTNSHVFSKIDRALVSAEWMIRFPQKEVIVMDPNLSDHSPLCIKLDEEIFQGPRTFRFLNCIAKHNDFLKVVNDAWQIPMRGGWMDSVWMRLKGMKEGLKQINTKEFRGVDMRIKTLRQQLTEVLVQMRSHKHTPTFFEQEKDIKIAGEVGYHRGKHL from the coding sequence ATGTGTGATCAATACATACATGGGGTGGTGACCATTCAGAGGCTGAATTTGATGTTCAATTTTACTGCCATTTATGAATTGCATACCATTGAGGACAGGAGGAAGATGTGGGATGATTTGAGATCACTGAACCATCTACAACTAGAGCCCTGGTTAGTCATGGGTGATTTTAATATCATCCTACATGTAGAGGATAGACATTGTGGAGCACCAGTTCAAGAGATGGGGATTAGAGATTTTAATGATTACCTATTGGATACTAGTATGAATAAAATAAGATACATTGGTAGGTGGTTTACATGGACGAATAGCCATGTATTCAGTAAAATTGATAGGGCCTTAGTCAGTGCTGAGTGGATGATCAGGTTCCCTCAAAAAGAGGTTATTGTCATGGACCCAAATCTTTCTGATCATTCTCCTCTATGTATAAAACTGGATGAGGAGATCTTTCAGGGGCCAAGAACTTTTAGATTTCTAAATTGCATAGCTAAGCACAATGATTTCCTGAAAGTTGTTAATGATGCGTGGCAAATACCTATGAGAGGAGGTTGGATGGATAGTGTGTGGATGAGGCTGAAAGGTATGAAAGAGGGGCTGAAGCAGATCAATACAAAGGAATTTAGAGGGGTAGATATGAGAATCAAGACCTTGAGGCAACAACTCACAGAGGTGCTAGTACAAATGAGGAGCCATAAGCACACCCCAACTTTCTTTGAACAGGAAAAAGATATCAAAATAGCTGGAGAAGTGGGATACCATAGAGGAAAACATCTTTAG
- the LOC138888482 gene encoding uncharacterized protein, translating into MAARGMNLSFIASIVKDGEKTIELNKEEIKRENAKWRQALILYVVGDTPTIEVLERFISVHWNFSSKPKVFYHNDGLYTISNKPIIIKLRTAEFDFQAEVLQTVPIWAKLPNLPLSCWGMDSLSRIRSGLGVPLYVDECTTKVEQISHARILIEMDVSRELPAMIKVLDPNGRIFEQEVEYDWVPAYCPHCL; encoded by the exons ATGGCGGCAAGGGGCATGAATTTGAGCTTTATTGCCTCAATTGTGAAGGATGGGGAGAAAACTATTGAACTAAACAAggaggaaataaaaagagaaaatgcTAAGTGGAGGCAAGCATTGATACTGTATGTGGTTGGTGATACCCCAACTATTGAAGTTCTTGAGAGGTTTATTTCGGTGCATTGGAACTTTTCCTCGAAACCAAAAGTGTTCTATCACAATGATGG TCTATACACAATCAGCAATAAGCCAATAATTATAAAGCTACGGACAGCTGAGTTTGATTTTCAGGCTGAAGTCCTACAAACTGTTCCAATATGGGCTAAACTCCCCAACCTTCCCCTAAGCTGTTGGGGAATGGATTCTCTGAGCAGAATTAGAAGTGGGTTAGGGGTTCCTCTATATGTTGATGAATGCACAACAAAAGTGGAACAGATTTCGCATGCTAGGATCTTGATTGAAATGGATGTTTCCAGAGAACTACCAGCTATGATCAAGGTGTTAGATCCAAATGGGAGGATATTTGAACAAGAAGTAGAGTATGATTGGGTACCAGCATACTGTCCTCATTGCTTGTAA